Genomic window (Lutra lutra chromosome 17, mLutLut1.2, whole genome shotgun sequence):
tgccttcagctcaggtcatgatcccggaaacCAGGAcagagacccacactgggctccctgctcagcagggagtcggcttctcccactgcccctcaccctactcctctttctctcctgtttgcttgctctcaaataaatacaatcttaaaaaataaaacaacaatagaaagcaaggtctcaaagagatatttgtacacccatgttcatagctgTATGGTTCACAACAGCTAAAAGGTGGAAGTAAACCAAATAACCATTGACAGATGAGTGACTAAGCAAAATATGGCACAGaaatacaatggcatattattcagccttaaaaagaaaggaaattctgacacatggcataaaacagggatgaaccttgaggacattacgctaagtgaaataaaccagccacaaaaagacaaatactagatGACTCTCCTCATAGGAGGTACCTGAAGTAGTCAAgttcagaaagacagaaagtagaagggcaGTTTCCAGGGGCTTGGCAGGGGGGAGAGACTttgaagttattatttaatggctACAGACTTttggttttgcaagatgaaaagagctcGGGATGtgaatggtggtgatggctgtacaaaatgaatgtacttaatactcCTGAACTATGCACTTAGAGATGGTCtggatggtaaattttatgttatgtgtattttgccagagattttttaattaaaaaaataaagcataaaaaattGTGATGGATTCATTTGAGAGCACTACGCAACAGCAAAAAGAATGACCTGTTCATACATACAGCATGGATAATTCTTCAGATGATTACATTGTGAAAGAAAATAGACCAAAAATAAGGTATAAATACTTTATGATTCCAGTTgtataaaattctaagaaaggCAAGCAAatctgtagttaaaaaaaaagaaagaaagaaaaggaaatcaatggTTTACTAGGAAGGCAAGGAGGGATAGTAAAGGGCATGAGGTAGCTTTGTGGGTGACAGATAGGTCCATTGTCATGGTTCTGTGTTGGTTCCCTGAGTGTATATATACTGAAAAACTTCTTAAACAGTGCACATCAAATACGTACGACTGTTGCATGACAAATGTATCTCaacaaagcatttaaagaaattgTTGCACATAAAAATCTGATCTCCCGTTCATGTCAGAAATTAGAGGATTTGGCAATCCTacattgactctctctctctctttcatgccTTGGCAGCAAAAATGGATATGTGACAAATGCTACACCCCTGGAGTACAGGATCTGCCTTCTCTCAGCCCCATTCTCCCGCCAAAGCAGCAACAGCTGTGGCACGAAAAGTGCAGGGAGCCTTGGTACCCACAAAACCTTTAGATATTTGCTCTGTCAGTGACCTAAGTCATAGGACAGAGGTCTGGAGGTCCTGAGAATTTCTGCAAAGCCTGAGTCCTGCACAGTCATATTCAAAGGAACATTCGTGGATGTACTTTTAGAACAGGCACATTCCCTCTAGCTTGCTACAGACTCGCCTATTCTACTCTCACGCCCAGTGTTTCTACAAATTATGGTCTCAACTGGGCCAGTAAATCCGACAATTAGGACACCTGTCTACCAGAGGCTAAACTTCAAGACAAATGGCTCCTTGGCAAGTGTCAGGTAAACAGTGTCTACTTAACAGTGCTAGGGAACATGAGGCATCCCATAGAAACACAGGGCCCTATTCATGCCGCTCCCAGATGCAGAGGAGGTTGTCACAACTGCCCCGTCCTCAGGGTCATCCCTGGCTCACAAAAATTCATGCCACTCAGATCCCAACATTAGGCCCACAAAGTCCTACCATCTTTCCCAGGAGACCTTGAGTAGCAACACAAAGGAGGCCAAATCTGGACCGAGAGCTATTCTCCACCATCCTGCTCTTTCTCCGAGGCAATACACTTAGAAACCCTTTTCGTTTGGTAGACCTCAACTGCGTTCTCAACCCACTTCACAGTGATCAAAACACATTGGATTAAAGGTGGCTTGATCATTAAGGCAATGTAAAGTAGGTGATTGTTGGGATGGATAATGTGGAGTCTGGATAAATCCATCATGAGCATCGTATGAGATCAGCCATGTCTTTGAAAGAAGGGAAACCTTCTCTGCAAGCCGCCTGCAGAACCCAGCTCAGGTCTTCACAGTCAAAGATATGGGGGTCATGTCCATAGCTATGCTGGTCACAGAGGGAAGGAATGACATCTTCCTTTGGCCTCAGGCTACTCGGGATTCCctctaagaaaaggaagaagtccGAATACAGGGACTGGCTGAAACATATTCTAGGAGACCTGCCAGAGCTCTATGGCTTCTACCTCAAACACTCGCAGTGGCAAAGCTCTGGTAGAATCCATGGTGAGAAAAATGCTGCTTTGTTCCAGAAAGCTTCCAGCAGAACTAGCATTCATAGGGACTCTGCCCATTGTGGACATTGGGATGAACAAGGTTCATCCTCTGGTTGATGGCCCCCTCCTAAAGACTGTTCTCAGAGCTTATCACCTGTGCACATCGTTGTGCTGGAAGAGGGTGCACACTCACTGCACTCCTTTCTCTCATGTGAATTTTCTGGTGCCGGACGAGGGTAGGCCTCTggctgaaggcttttccacattcacCGCACTTATATGACCTGTCTGGTTTGTGAACCTTCTGGTGTTGCCTCAGATTAGACCTCTGCctgaaggttttcccacattcaAGGCATTCATAAGGCCGCTCACTGGTGTGAAGCCTCCGATGGTTACTGAGGCTGGAGCTTTGGTTAAAGAATTTCCCACATTCGGGGCACTGATAAGGCCGTTCCCCTGTGTGAAGTCTCCGATGGCTATGGAGGCTGGAGCTCTGGCTAAACAATTTCCCACATTCGCTGCACTCATAAGGCCGCTCCCCAGTGTGGACTCTCTGATGCTTCATGAGGTCAGAGCTCcggctgaaggctttcccacattctctGCACCTGTAAGGCCGTTCACCAGTGTGGACGATCTGATGTTGGATGAGACTGGCGATGTGGCTGAagaatttcccacattcattgcacTTATAAGgtctttctccagtgtgaacccTCCAGTGCTTAATGAGGCTGGAGTTGCAGTTGAAAGACTTCCCACACTCTCTGCACTTATGAGCGCTTTTGCCCGTATGGACCCGCTTATGATGAATGAGGTTGGAGCGCTGGCTGAAGAACTTGCCACACTCACTGCACTCATaaggcttctctccagtgtgcACCCTCTTATGCTGAATGAGGTTGGAGCTTCGGCTAAAGAATTTCCCACATTCGCTGCACACATAAGGGCTTTCCCCAGTGTGAACTCTCTGATGTCTCACGAGACTACAGTGTCGGCTGAAGAACTTCCCACATTCGCAGCACTCATAAGGCTTTCCTCTGTTGTGATCTCTCTGGTGCTGAGAGAGACCGGACACGTGGCTAAAGAATATCCCACATTTGTTGCACTCAAAAGGCCTTTCCCCCGTGTGGGTTCTCTGGTGCCGAACAGGTGCGGGTTTGTCAGGGAAAGCGTTCCCAAATTCACCACACTTGTTATGATTTTGTGCACCAGTGCTCTGGGGAGGCTCCTCCACTCTGTGAATGACCTGGCGCTGGAGAAAGCCGGATGCGGCCATACCGCCGCCGAAGTCCTTCCCATTCTCCCTGACTGTGAGAGGCTCCTTTGATGTGTCATCTCTGCAGCTCTTCACAAGGGAGGCCCTATCCTCATCCCTTCTGACAGGCTTGTCTATGTTCTGCTGCTGCTGAAGGTTTGCACTGGACTCTGACCCTTTCCCAGATGCCTCACACGCATCTGGTTTCTGCCTGGGATGTGTTGCCTGGTGTTCGGTCAGGTGCAAAACATCTTTCAAGTGCAGGCCACATGTGTCATGGGAGTCGTCCTTCTGGTTACACAGAGCCACTTTGAGCTTCCTGTCCTGTGACACTCCTTCTGCAGACACACTACACTCACCCTCCGCTCCACAGCCAAAACCTGAAAGCAGAGAAATGCTGGTGAAGTTCCCAGGATCCCTGAGGGAAGGAAGCAGCCCATGACAAATCATGCCTGACCCTGGCATGAGTCCTTGGGACTGATGGCAGGAGGATGAGCCTGACATCGGGGTAAGGAATGGTCTGCCGCAGTACCGAGCCTGGCCGGGTCACAAACCAGGGGAGGCCTTGCCAGGCCTAAGGACACAAGGATGGGGCTCAATCTTGGGCCAGAAGGCGGGGTCTCCAACTCACTCCTCTCTAAAGGCTTTCTGGCAGGGCCTTGGCCGCTGCTAACACACGAGCCCCAGGCAGAACGGTGTGCCCCAGCCCAGGGAAGTCTGACTGCAACTGAGCAGCTCATGTTTACGAACTACGAAAGGGAATACGCACCTATCATGACATAATGAGTGTAGGTCCACGCTGGAGACAGTCTCAGAGGGAGCTGTGTAAAGAGTGAGCCAGGGGACGCAAGTCAGAGCAGAAACAAGTGGGCCATGTGTcaagagcaggaaaggaaaggtagAAGAGAGATGTGGACAATGGCTTCGGCACCAAAACAATGATGAGCCTGAGGAAACACTGTAGGTGGGATCTGAAGACAGCAGTGACATCACCTGCCCCCCAAACCCACTCACCGGAGACAAGTCCACTGTATGCCCCTCTTGCCATGGCTGACGTCATGTCCACCCTGTCAGGCACCCACGGCTCTGCCCCCATCTGCAGCTGGGCAACTATGTGAGACCTGAAAGACGTCAGACCTGAGGAAAGACAGGGTTGGTAAGTGGACAGCAGCTGGCCAGGTGACCCACCTGATGACAGACCAcaggaaagaaagtgaaagagtaCAACAGGAACACACAAGAGAGGTACGGCAGGAACATCCCAGTGGTCACGGCAAGCGGGAACCGCATCAGGGTTGTGGCGGTCAGGCCCCAGGAAACGTTAGCTAGAGGACGCGATCACCCAGGCAGGGAGTGGCCGAGCAGCCGGGATCCGCTGGGCCACCCGCAGGACTCCTCATTCACGGCCCCTCCCCACAATGCTTTGCGGCAGCAGGTACTGGTGCTGCTCCGGGAGGGGCTGGGACACTgcgctgggcctgggcctggaacCTGCAGCGCATATCctgggagagtggggaaggaagcGGTGCCAGTAGGGCTGGCCAAGTGAAAGAAAAGGGGACAGGCGGAAACGAGCTCAGGACACCCAGTGGGGGTGAAGTCCTTACCCAGCGAGGCTATGAGGGCaaagttctccagcatcacatcgCAGTACAGAAGCCTCTGAGCCTCATCAAGGAGCCCCCACTCCTCCTGGGAGAAGTCAATGGTCACGTCctcaaaggtcacacagccctgCCATAATGGGGACAGTTCATTCCAGGATCAGCTTCTCTCCTCAGGCACTCCCATCTGTCCCctgttccccttcctccccagcttccCAACTCAGAGGAGATCTCAGGCCCTGGGTCCACTGGTGTTTGCTCTTTTCTATGCCTCACCTGACCTCTGTGTCAGTCCACGGCATCAGCGGGCAGCGGGGCAGAGAGACACCAGGGCCCAACGCCCTCCTCTGTGGGCCCCTCCCATGTCACCAACATTATCCTTCCCATATACAAACATGGACTCAATCTTCTCCCTTAATGGCCAGTACCAAGGCCCTGGGGCCAACAGCTCACACTCAATCCTTATATGCGTATCACTCTTGGACTGCACCTTCCTCAGACTCCGGACCTCACCATTGCATCCCCATTGTCACTGtaccttctccccatccctgcccacaTCACAGCATTGCTACAGACCCTCACATGTCATCACTCTGCACACGACAACCAGAACGTTCTTAGCAAACACAACCATGATCCCATCCAGACCCTTGGATGGCTCCCACTGCCAACAGCAACTCCCGCCCATGATTTgaagggctccctgcccagcatttTCCTAGCTTCAGCCTGAGTCTCGCAGAGCCACACAGACACCAGATACCCTTGGGCCTCTTCCTCTTCTATGCTGCACATGGGTTCTCCGATCCCCACCCTCAGGGTCACCCACTCCCTGCTGACCCCATTTGCCACTGAGTTAATTTCCCAGCCCAAATGAAAACCCCCAGGCCCTATCAAGGGGTACCACAGGGCCTGCTGAGAATGTAGAGCGGTGAACCAGCACCAGCCCAGGGCTCGCTGTAATACTACCTTCATTACAACTGAGCCTACCCACCCCTCCCATATCTACACCACCTGCCAGACCCCCTTGCCCGCCCCCCACACCCGGACAACTACTCCTCCATGTCTTTCTCCATGACACCCAACAAGCCAACCACGGTGTCCCAGCAAGAGACCCCGTTCTCAGATCAGAGGCCCcgccttcctctttccctctaaCACCACTGCCACCATGACCTGAAGgttcaccctctttttttttcttttttaaagattttatttatttatttgacagacagagattacaagtaggcagagagggaggcagagagagagagaggaggaagcaggctccctgctgagcagagagccccatgcggggctcgatcccaggaccctgggatcatgacctgagccaaaggcagaggctttaacccactgagccacccaggcgccctgaagattCACCCTCTTGAACTGGACACACAACCGCACTCTTGTCCATGCACCAGATAccacattttagttattttaactGTGGAAAGACTAACCAAGTAAGAAGAGCAAAGGCTATTGATACTGAGCTTGCgacaggaagggagagagtcCCTGTCGCTCACGTTTTGGcagactcaaaggcaggcagaggagtgggaaagCTTTAGCGGGAAAGGGAAGGCTTCAGATGTGCCCTGACTGGGGGCCTGCTGGCCAGGAGAGGCTGTAAGCAATCTAACTAGATGCGGGGCATCCTATGTGACTGGTTAGGCGTGCGTGTTTGGTTTTCTCTCCTTGGTCCCAGACTGGAAGTAGGAACAAAAATTAGAGAAGCTGGCAGTTACTAATCCCACCCCGGTCGTGTGGGGCGGGTTGTTACAGAAGGTACCGTTTCTGGATTGTCACTAGAGATAGCAATCTTGCTTCCTGCGAGTCTAATTTAAGCGGGCTAGAGTCCTGGGTTGTTTGTTGTAGATAAAGAGGTTGGTTTCCTGGGCAGGTCCCTGCAGGTTGTGGgtaagaattctatttttatatatggtctgGCCTTTGTCCCTTTGTGTACTAGGCCTCTCCTGACCTGGAACTATACCACCCTCACACACCAGATCCGGTGTCTAGCTGCCCACTCGGCTCCATTCTGGGGTCTCTGGGACATCAGAGCTCAGCAGGGCCAAAACCTCACTTCTGTTCTTATATTGAAAATTCCTTCTAGAACCAACTTCCCCATCTCAGTTGATGGCGCATCCATCCTTCCAGCTGCTGCAGCCAAAAACCAtcccttctctttttcactttccaCATCGGAAAATCTGGTCGGCCTGACTTAAAAGAGGGATCCAGAATCCAATCAATCACTTCTGCCTCCAGCCACCTGCACTACTCAACTGAGCTACTCCGATAACGCGCTCCTTGCCCTCCCTGTCTCCACCCTATCCCCAAGTCCGGTTTCCACTCTGCGTCCACAGGGAGCCCGTCAAGACCCAAGTCAGATCACCTCCCTCTTCTACTCGAAACCGTCTATGGCTCCCAACACCCTCAGGACAGCTCTTCAGCCCGCCATTCCGGGCCTCACCGTCTCCCACCTGCTCTCCAAACACTCAGCTCAATCTCACCGCCAAGCTTTTGCGCACGCCGATGCCTGTGTCTAGGAAACCTCTCCTCGCCTCCTGCCACTAGATTTCGGAAATGCGAAGCGCTCTGCTGGTACCACCTCCGGCCTGGATCCAGCACCCCAGGCTGGGCGTAGCTCCCCTCCAGCGCCCCCAGACTCAAAAGCCGAGGAGAAATGGGAGAGGATAGAGACAGACAAGGCCACCTCCGCGGTCCGGGCGCCAGGCACAAGGGCGTGGGGGTCGCGGCGGCTACCTGTGCACTCACCTGTGCCGGGGCCCTGagcgccgccgccaccaccatcGCTGCCCCGGCTCGCAGCGGAGCCGCTGGAGACGGGTCAGCGCCCAATGCCGCCATCCGTGCCCGGGCTCGCAGCGGAGTCGGCGGAGACCGGTCAGCTTCGCCTGACCCGGGGCACGGCGGGCCTGGGGCTCCCGGCTGATGCCGGCGTGCGACACGAGGCGCGGGCTGACCTGGCCGCGTCTCTGGGGTGCCGGGCGGAGCAGGGGCCCAGCCCCCCGGTCTCGGCCCCCTAGCTCCGGAAAGGCCGGGTGACGCGGGTGCGCGACCCCCGGCCCGGGCGGGGACTGGCTGACCTGGAACGCAGGAACTTCCGGCCCCAAGCGGCGCCGCGCTCCTGGCCTGTCATTGGCCCGGCGCCAGGCGACTCCAGGTTCAGTCTCCTCGGACGGCGTTTCCCGTCCCGCCCACGGCCGCGCTGGTGGGCGGTGCAAGGTTGGGGTACTGGGGAGCGGAGCtgagtggggggctgggggcggtactgggaggggtgctgggagggCGATGCCGGGTGGTGGTTCGGTGGTGGGGGAGGTGCTGAGTGAGCGGTTCTGTGGGGGCGTCGGGGCTAAGTAGTTGTCCTGGGAGCGCGGTCCGAGAGGGCCGTGCTGGATGGTGGTCGGGGGGATACAGTTCTGAGAAGTGGTGCTGGGTCGGTGGCGCTGGGTGGTGGTGCCGGCGGGGTGATAGGAGGTGGTCCCGGGAACGCGGAGCTCGGAGGGCGGTgtgagggggcggggctgggtTGTGGTGCCGGAGgggagcggggggcggggcgggacgTTGAGCGGCCGGTGCGGCCTGCGCGGAGCCCGCTGGTAGTGCGTGGATGGCTGTGTTGGGGACGGTGGGAGTGGGCGGTGCTTGGGAAGCTGCGCCCGGGCGGGGGCGGTGTTAGGTGGGAGAGGACACCGCGGCGGGGCGGTGCGTGCGCAgctttcctgcttctccctggttCCTGCTGGTTCTCGGATGTTGGGGGGTCCCGCAGCTTTATCCTGTACACTGGCCATCCCCAGACTGCTCTGTCTGGAGCCAAGTCCCAGTCGCCCTTAGGGGACTCTGACGGGACACCAATTTGTGTGTGGGTGTAGTGAGTGCTCCACCTTTTGATGGGTTCCGGAATGGTGATCAAAATGGTCCGTGATCAAAATTTTGTACTCAAAATGGGACAAAGTGATGACTATTCCAAGTTCCCTGTATTGCCCAAGAGGAAGGTAAAGGTATTTATAACTCTTTGTATCAGccagactgatacaaagcgaaggtcaagcaaagctttatttggCGCCAGCACTGAAGATAAAAGCTTCCAGCCGGGAATCTCTTAGGGAGAGTGCgaccacccccagcctcacagactagcttttatagagcaaaggccatgtggttgagcctggccaatgagattgtaacacacagggAAAGTtgcagtcatgttaggtcacatgCAGGTGggcaattgaattacaatttaccctatagtagctgtttgaacgaacctatcactctggtcagaattggcgcccaagtTTGGCGCCAAAAggtggggtttacattctttggtggttagggagatagtCTGTGTGCTTTAcggattggatgtctccacctggcctgactcgtccttgtattctgggctctgttatctccccCTGACCTGACCCGACCTTGtgtttgggctctgttatcagggactggtcgaccatattttactggtttcccagacttgattctaagtaagttcctctagGGTGGCGGGGGGAACAGGGTCAGTGTTAAGTTtcactgcacaaacaacaaaatggctgtttcaCCGacatggagtcgctctggctaagtaggcccttacacttTCAGACCTTCTGGAGGACCCAGGTTCACACTGACTAATGAAAAATCAACACCTGATCTGCAGGG
Coding sequences:
- the LOC125088395 gene encoding zinc finger protein 792-like isoform X1, whose product is MAALGADPSPAAPLRAGAAMVVAAALRAPAQGCVTFEDVTIDFSQEEWGLLDEAQRLLYCDVMLENFALIASLGLTSFRSHIVAQLQMGAEPWVPDRVDMTSAMARGAYSGLVSGFGCGAEGECSVSAEGVSQDRKLKVALCNQKDDSHDTCGLHLKDVLHLTEHQATHPRQKPDACEASGKGSESSANLQQQQNIDKPVRRDEDRASLVKSCRDDTSKEPLTVRENGKDFGGGMAASGFLQRQVIHRVEEPPQSTGAQNHNKCGEFGNAFPDKPAPVRHQRTHTGERPFECNKCGIFFSHVSGLSQHQRDHNRGKPYECCECGKFFSRHCSLVRHQRVHTGESPYVCSECGKFFSRSSNLIQHKRVHTGEKPYECSECGKFFSQRSNLIHHKRVHTGKSAHKCRECGKSFNCNSSLIKHWRVHTGERPYKCNECGKFFSHIASLIQHQIVHTGERPYRCRECGKAFSRSSDLMKHQRVHTGERPYECSECGKLFSQSSSLHSHRRLHTGERPYQCPECGKFFNQSSSLSNHRRLHTSERPYECLECGKTFRQRSNLRQHQKVHKPDRSYKCGECGKAFSQRPTLVRHQKIHMRERSAVSVHPLPAQRCAQVISSENSL
- the LOC125088395 gene encoding zinc finger protein 792-like isoform X2, whose product is MIGFGCGAEGECSVSAEGVSQDRKLKVALCNQKDDSHDTCGLHLKDVLHLTEHQATHPRQKPDACEASGKGSESSANLQQQQNIDKPVRRDEDRASLVKSCRDDTSKEPLTVRENGKDFGGGMAASGFLQRQVIHRVEEPPQSTGAQNHNKCGEFGNAFPDKPAPVRHQRTHTGERPFECNKCGIFFSHVSGLSQHQRDHNRGKPYECCECGKFFSRHCSLVRHQRVHTGESPYVCSECGKFFSRSSNLIQHKRVHTGEKPYECSECGKFFSQRSNLIHHKRVHTGKSAHKCRECGKSFNCNSSLIKHWRVHTGERPYKCNECGKFFSHIASLIQHQIVHTGERPYRCRECGKAFSRSSDLMKHQRVHTGERPYECSECGKLFSQSSSLHSHRRLHTGERPYQCPECGKFFNQSSSLSNHRRLHTSERPYECLECGKTFRQRSNLRQHQKVHKPDRSYKCGECGKAFSQRPTLVRHQKIHMRERSAVSVHPLPAQRCAQVISSENSL